A single region of the Bacillota bacterium genome encodes:
- a CDS encoding 50S ribosomal protein L15 — protein MKLHELKPNAGSRKKPTRKGQGPGSGLGKTAGRGQGGQNARSGGGVRPGFEGGQMPLSRRLPKRGFSNAPFKKEVISVNIESLNKFDNGAEVTPESLVENKIIKKVGDGVKVLGNGKLEKSLTVKVNAFSKSAVEKIEAAGGKTEVI, from the coding sequence GTGAAGCTGCATGAATTAAAGCCCAATGCCGGGTCAAGGAAAAAGCCCACCCGTAAAGGGCAAGGTCCGGGCTCCGGACTTGGGAAAACAGCCGGAAGGGGCCAAGGTGGGCAAAATGCGCGCAGCGGGGGTGGAGTTCGGCCAGGTTTTGAAGGCGGCCAGATGCCCCTTTCCCGCAGGTTGCCCAAGCGGGGATTCTCCAATGCCCCTTTCAAGAAGGAAGTTATTTCTGTAAATATAGAGAGCTTAAATAAATTTGACAATGGTGCTGAAGTAACTCCGGAATCTCTCGTGGAGAACAAAATCATAAAAAAAGTAGGCGACGGGGTTAAAGTCCTGGGCAACGGTAAGCTGGAAAAATCCCTAACCGTAAAGGTCAACGCCTTTAGTAAATCGGCAGTGGAAAAAATTGAGGCTGCCGGCGGTAAAACAGAGGTGATTTAA
- the secY gene encoding preprotein translocase subunit SecY has translation MLDSLQGALKVTELRTKIIFTLMMIFIFRVGAHIPVPGVDAEAFRQLLGSGVFFSFFNVISGGAFKAFSLFAMSIIPYINASIIMQLLTVVIPHLERLSKEGEEGRKKITQYTRYFTVILAFLQAIGMSVIVGRYGAMSDPGILSYFVVAISLTAGTTFLMWLGEQITDKGIGNGISLLIFAGIVSGLPGGISNLGLQLQAGTINIFSILLLLIIGIAVIAAVVAVHQGQRRIPVQYAKRVVGRRVYGGQTTHLPIKVNQAGVIPVIFASSIMLFPNQIASWFQGSAVADWWLRMFSWGSALHTLVYALLIIGFTYFYTAVIMNPVDVADNIKKYGGFIPGLRPGRPTAEFIARIMNRITLAGALFLALIAILPNFILLATKIPNIYFGGTALLIVVGVALDTMKQIESHLLMRSYQGFIK, from the coding sequence ATGTTAGACAGCTTGCAGGGCGCCCTTAAAGTTACGGAACTAAGGACCAAGATTATTTTTACGCTGATGATGATCTTTATTTTCCGTGTTGGCGCCCATATTCCTGTACCAGGCGTTGACGCAGAAGCTTTTAGGCAGCTTTTGGGATCAGGAGTCTTCTTTAGCTTTTTTAACGTGATTTCCGGTGGTGCATTTAAAGCCTTTTCTTTATTTGCTATGAGTATCATTCCGTACATTAACGCATCTATCATTATGCAGTTATTGACGGTAGTTATTCCACATCTGGAGCGCCTCTCTAAGGAAGGCGAGGAAGGCCGCAAGAAGATTACGCAGTATACACGGTACTTTACAGTTATATTGGCTTTTCTACAGGCTATTGGGATGAGTGTGATTGTCGGCAGATACGGTGCCATGAGTGACCCAGGCATTCTTTCCTATTTCGTAGTTGCCATATCGCTTACTGCTGGTACTACTTTCCTAATGTGGTTGGGGGAACAGATCACCGATAAAGGAATTGGTAACGGGATTTCATTGCTCATTTTTGCCGGGATCGTAAGCGGTCTTCCCGGTGGGATTAGTAACCTGGGCCTGCAGCTGCAGGCTGGTACAATCAACATATTTAGCATTTTGCTATTGTTGATAATCGGCATTGCCGTTATTGCAGCCGTTGTTGCTGTGCATCAGGGACAGCGTCGCATTCCGGTACAATATGCAAAGCGGGTCGTGGGACGTCGTGTTTACGGAGGGCAGACAACGCACCTGCCCATTAAAGTTAACCAGGCAGGCGTTATTCCCGTTATTTTTGCTTCGTCAATAATGTTATTTCCAAATCAGATAGCCTCTTGGTTCCAAGGATCAGCCGTAGCCGACTGGTGGCTGAGGATGTTTTCCTGGGGGTCGGCATTGCATACTTTAGTGTACGCGCTTTTGATTATTGGCTTTACTTATTTTTATACTGCCGTAATCATGAACCCTGTTGATGTGGCCGATAATATTAAAAAGTACGGAGGTTTCATACCGGGATTAAGACCTGGGCGTCCTACCGCTGAGTTCATTGCCCGAATTATGAACAGGATAACTTTGGCCGGGGCGTTGTTCCTAGCCCTGATTGCCATATTGCCGAACTTTATATTATTAGCAACTAAAATACCTAATATCTATTTTGGCGGAACAGCACTCCTGATTGTGGTTGGTGTGGCCCTGGATACAATGAAACAAATTGAATCCCATCTTTTGATGAGAAGTTACCAGGGTTTTATTAAATAA